The following nucleotide sequence is from Kineobactrum salinum.
GGCTGATATCCACCCCGATACCGTCACCTTCGATATAGGGAATGACGGGGTTGTCCGGGACATTCAGGCTGTAATCGTCGTTGACCGTGATCTTGTCACCGGTCGCCGGCACCTGGATATGCTTGTAGCCCATGGGTAGTTCTCCGTAGCTGTGGGTCCATTGAGTCTCGGGGTGCGGTATCCTTGGCGGGACGCCCCGGTAAAACGGGGTCCATTGTAGCAGGTTTCGGGGACTTGCTGCTGCAGCGGGCAGATTTTTGGACCCGTCCGGAGCAACGATGGCGAACCTTATCCTGATCAACAAGCCCTTCCGGGTGCTGAGCCAGTTCAGCGATAGCGACCCCACGGTTACGTCGCCACGCGCAACGCTGGCGGATTATCTGCAGGCCCCCGGCTTCCGGCCGGCCGGCCGGCTAGACTATGACTCAGAAGGATTGCTGCTGCTCACCGACGATGGCCGGCTACAACAGCGAATAGCCAATCCGCGCCACAAACTGTGGAAAACCTACTGGGTGCAGGTCGAAGGCGATGCCGACGAGGCCGCTCTGGAGCAGCTCGCCACCGGTGTGATCCTCAAGGACGGCCCTACCCTGCCGGCCCGGGCCTGCAGGATGGCGCCGCCTCCTGATCTCTGGCCCCGGCAGCCCCCGGTACGTGCGCGGCTGACCGTGCCCGACAGCTGGCTGCAGATCAGCATTCGCGAAGGCCGCAACCGCCAGATACGGCGCATGACCGCCGCAGTGGGCCTGCCCACGCTGCGGCTGATACGCTGGCAGGTGGGGGATTGGACCCTGGCGGGCCTGGCCCCGGGCACTCACCGCCGCCTGTCGCTTCCCCACAGTGGCCCTGGGCCCGCCAAAGCAGCTATGGCAGGGCTTTCCCGGGCACGCCGGAAGAGACGGTGATGCCCTGGCATGCGCATGTAACTGTGGCCACCGTGGTGCAGCGCGAGGGCCTGTACCTGCTGGTGGAGGAACGGGACAAGACCACTGGCAGGCCGGTCTTCAACCAGCCCGCGGGCCATCTGGAACCCGGCGAATCCCTGCAGCAGGCGGCTGTGCGGGAAACCCTGGAAGAGACCGGCTGGCGGGTAGCGCTGACCGGTGTGCTGGGGCTGGCGCTGTACACCGCGCCTGGCAACGGCGTGACCTACTATCGCACCACCTTTGCCGCCGAGGCGCGCGAAGCGCTGCCCGGCGCAATTCTGGATCCGGACATCCTCGCCGTGCACTGGCTGGATTACGAGGCAATCATCGCCAATTCTGCTAGAATGCGCAGCCCGCTGGTACTGGCCGCCGTCGAGCAGCAGCGCAGCGGGATCTGTTATCCGGTGGATTTGATTACCCAGTCATGAGCTTCAATGCAGCGACCAAAGTGATTGTCGGCATGTCCGGCGGCGTGGACTCCTCCGTCGCCGCGCTGCTGCTGCGCGAGCAGGGTTATCGGGTCGAAGG
It contains:
- a CDS encoding pseudouridine synthase produces the protein MANLILINKPFRVLSQFSDSDPTVTSPRATLADYLQAPGFRPAGRLDYDSEGLLLLTDDGRLQQRIANPRHKLWKTYWVQVEGDADEAALEQLATGVILKDGPTLPARACRMAPPPDLWPRQPPVRARLTVPDSWLQISIREGRNRQIRRMTAAVGLPTLRLIRWQVGDWTLAGLAPGTHRRLSLPHSGPGPAKAAMAGLSRARRKRR
- a CDS encoding NUDIX hydrolase — encoded protein: MPWHAHVTVATVVQREGLYLLVEERDKTTGRPVFNQPAGHLEPGESLQQAAVRETLEETGWRVALTGVLGLALYTAPGNGVTYYRTTFAAEAREALPGAILDPDILAVHWLDYEAIIANSARMRSPLVLAAVEQQRSGICYPVDLITQS